A genomic window from Silene latifolia isolate original U9 population chromosome 11, ASM4854445v1, whole genome shotgun sequence includes:
- the LOC141613704 gene encoding uncharacterized protein LOC141613704: MQNYFQLLKRKGDPGTVTRRSSPRLNNLSPTVDDPTPMFSRITTRMSPKSFVDVIRHLDYNQWCALEEIGFSSLFWLRVTRLPLRLGYWLIENYNPYSDFIILPDKQRFRVSASCIHDAVGLPIGGKPVLLSCCSDEDAECDAFYAHWKAQFHVDGQVDIKTLAEHIICHDDYSDQFKINFMVLAVSLLMRNNQKPFVNHHVLKSLRNVSAIGQLDWCQFVIESLRSNTKDWVKKGKKNHFGGPLLFLMLVYVDRVVHEK; encoded by the exons atgcaaaactacTTTCAGTTATTGAAGCGCAAAGGCGATCCTGGAACTGTTACACGCCGTAGTTCTCCAAGGTTGAACAACCTCAGTCCTACTGTTGATGATCCTACTCCAATGTTCTCCCGTATTACCACCCGGATGTCACctaaaagttttgttgatgtcaTTCGACACCTTGATTACAATCAATGGTGTGCTCTGGAAGAGATCGGTTTTTCTTCATTGTTCTGGCTAAGGGTTACAAGGCTTCCTTTACGCCttggttattggttaattgagaactacaacccgtattcggatttcatcattctaccTGATAAACAGCGCTTTCGTGTTTCTGCTTCTTGTATTCATGATGCTGTTGGCCTCCCAATTGGAGGAAAACCAGTTTTACTTTCATGCTGTAGTGACGAAGATGCAGAATGTGATGCGTTTTATGCGCATTGGAAAgctcaatttcatgttgatggTCAAGTGGATATCAAGACCCTTGCAGAGCATATTATTTGTCATGATGATTACAGTGATCAATTTAAGATTAATTTTATGGTGCTTGCTGTCTCTTTGTTAATGCGCAACAATCAGAAGCCGTTCGTCAATCACCATGTACTAAAATCGCTGAGGAATGTGTCTGCCATTGGTCAGCTTGAttggtgtcaatttgtcattGAGAGTTTGCGGTCTAACACAAAGGATTGGgtcaagaaggggaagaagaatcactttggtggacctctcctgtttctaatG cttgtttatgttgaccgtgTTGTCCATGAAAAATGA